From the Natrarchaeobaculum aegyptiacum genome, one window contains:
- a CDS encoding aldehyde dehydrogenase family protein, which yields MPETVSHTADWNALYIDGQWVTGGGESISVEDPSTREVFAEVPAGTEADVDAAYEAAATAQEEWAQSPPAVRQEVIEQFLHNLEEHEAELVELMSHECGGMAGYGHTAHELAADQAMEAATLPRRMKGEHAASNIPGKEHVVKREPKGVVTVISPWNFPLNLSARAVLPAIAAGNTVVLKPSTNTPIVGGLLFAKLFEDTDLPDGVINVVTGRGSDIGDHVASHPESNVVAFTGSTEVGRHVAGLAGENLATPAMELGGNNVHIVTEDADLDRAIDGAVFGSFIHQGQVCISINRHLVHENVYEEYVNRLTERAESLVAGNAHEQVHLGPVIDEVQRDEMLEYVEETIEAGATLETGGEVVDLEGVEDSLVVAPTVISDATNDMAAACNEHFGPIAPVIPYSDVDEAVEMANATEFGLSGSVHAGDLGTAMEIADRLETGMVHIGDQPINDEAHVPFSGTGASGMGGYNTEDFLDEITEKKWISIQHDPREYPF from the coding sequence ATGCCAGAAACGGTCTCACACACAGCTGACTGGAACGCACTGTACATCGACGGTCAGTGGGTCACGGGCGGCGGCGAGAGCATTTCCGTCGAAGATCCATCGACTCGAGAGGTGTTCGCGGAGGTACCGGCCGGCACGGAAGCCGACGTCGACGCGGCCTACGAAGCGGCGGCGACCGCACAGGAGGAGTGGGCTCAGTCGCCACCAGCCGTTCGACAGGAGGTCATCGAGCAGTTCCTGCACAACTTAGAGGAGCACGAAGCGGAACTGGTCGAACTGATGAGCCACGAGTGTGGGGGGATGGCCGGCTACGGCCACACGGCACACGAACTCGCGGCCGACCAGGCGATGGAGGCGGCGACGCTGCCCCGTCGGATGAAAGGCGAGCACGCGGCGTCGAACATTCCGGGGAAAGAGCACGTCGTCAAGCGCGAGCCAAAGGGCGTCGTCACGGTCATCTCGCCGTGGAACTTCCCGCTGAACCTCTCGGCGCGAGCCGTGCTGCCGGCGATCGCCGCCGGGAACACGGTCGTCCTCAAACCGTCGACTAACACCCCGATCGTCGGCGGGTTGTTGTTCGCGAAGCTCTTCGAGGATACGGACCTGCCAGACGGCGTCATCAACGTCGTCACCGGCCGCGGCTCCGACATCGGCGACCACGTCGCTTCCCACCCCGAAAGCAACGTCGTCGCGTTCACCGGTTCGACCGAAGTCGGCCGACACGTCGCCGGACTCGCCGGCGAGAACCTCGCGACGCCCGCGATGGAACTCGGCGGAAACAACGTCCACATCGTCACCGAGGATGCGGACCTCGACCGTGCGATCGACGGCGCGGTCTTCGGTAGCTTCATCCACCAGGGACAGGTCTGCATCTCGATCAACCGCCACCTCGTTCACGAGAACGTCTACGAGGAGTACGTCAACCGACTCACAGAGCGCGCAGAGTCACTCGTCGCCGGGAACGCTCACGAGCAGGTCCACCTCGGCCCCGTGATCGACGAGGTCCAGCGTGACGAGATGCTCGAGTACGTCGAGGAGACGATCGAGGCCGGCGCGACCCTCGAGACCGGCGGCGAGGTCGTCGACCTCGAGGGCGTCGAAGACTCGCTGGTCGTCGCGCCGACGGTCATCTCCGACGCGACCAACGACATGGCCGCCGCGTGCAACGAGCACTTCGGCCCGATCGCACCGGTGATCCCGTACTCCGACGTCGACGAGGCCGTCGAGATGGCCAACGCGACGGAGTTCGGTCTCTCCGGGTCCGTCCACGCTGGCGACCTCGGCACCGCGATGGAGATCGCCGACCGACTCGAGACCGGAATGGTCCACATCGGCGACCAGCCGATCAACGACGAAGCTCACGTCCCGTTCAGCGGGACCGGGGCGTCCGGCATGGGTGGGTACAACACCGAGGACTTCCTCGACGAGATCACCGAGAAGAAGTGGATCTCGATCCAGCACGACCCTCGTGAGTACCCCTTCTGA
- a CDS encoding class I adenylate-forming enzyme family protein has product MNFITAFERTVARHPWKTALLTEDGRSFTYGELDERTTQLANALEERAPGSRVATLALNGPLAIETMLASQKRGLANVQLPFRDPADTLASMLEGPDPDVLLFDDANVETALAVLARREFEAAIHAGERDVDHDDVESYDAVVTSGATTPVEPAPGYEHGVFYTSGTTTTPKAVLFDQEGMWYGSTQVVMEHGIDETDTALVCTPWYHMVTTDAWILPHLHAGATLVVQSDFEPVETLRMVDEHDVTGLLAVPTQLHTLADVQADEGFNLESLAYLRTGGSIVTESLVEKTTEYLTPNLYNTYGLTEGGPNLTFAHPSHQDGHTGTIGKESFMWEVRVVEAVDPDEEPDPEATVEPGESGEVIGRCPGMSDGYVDNPSETEALFADGWLRTGDCAELDEDGFLYIIGRVDNMLISGGENVYPEEVEEVVETHDAVEEAVVVGLEDEQWGHKVACVARLSDSSDVDVDDLDRYCKDHDQLANFKRPREYVLTDEELPRTDTGTIQREDVFAEFFG; this is encoded by the coding sequence ATGAATTTCATTACCGCATTCGAACGGACGGTGGCACGCCATCCGTGGAAAACGGCTCTTCTCACCGAGGATGGTCGGTCGTTTACCTACGGTGAACTCGACGAGCGGACGACGCAACTTGCGAACGCGCTCGAGGAACGGGCACCTGGCAGTCGCGTCGCGACGCTCGCGCTCAACGGGCCACTCGCCATCGAAACGATGCTCGCGAGTCAAAAACGCGGTCTCGCCAACGTCCAGCTTCCGTTTCGCGACCCGGCGGATACCCTCGCATCGATGCTCGAGGGGCCCGATCCGGACGTCTTGCTGTTCGACGACGCCAACGTCGAGACCGCGCTTGCCGTCCTCGCGCGGCGGGAGTTCGAGGCGGCGATTCACGCTGGAGAACGTGACGTCGACCACGACGACGTCGAGTCCTACGATGCGGTCGTCACCTCGGGAGCGACGACGCCCGTCGAGCCCGCGCCCGGATACGAACATGGCGTCTTCTACACCAGTGGTACGACGACCACGCCGAAGGCCGTGCTGTTCGATCAGGAAGGGATGTGGTACGGGAGCACGCAGGTCGTCATGGAGCACGGCATCGACGAGACCGATACTGCACTCGTCTGTACGCCGTGGTATCACATGGTCACGACGGACGCCTGGATCCTCCCTCACCTGCACGCCGGCGCGACCCTGGTCGTCCAGTCGGACTTCGAACCGGTCGAAACGCTCCGGATGGTCGACGAACACGACGTAACCGGGCTGCTCGCGGTTCCGACGCAACTTCACACGCTCGCGGACGTCCAGGCAGACGAAGGCTTCAACCTCGAGAGTCTCGCGTACCTCCGGACGGGTGGCTCGATCGTAACCGAAAGTCTCGTCGAGAAGACGACGGAGTATCTCACTCCCAACCTCTACAACACCTACGGACTGACCGAGGGTGGTCCAAACCTGACGTTTGCCCACCCCTCCCACCAGGACGGGCACACCGGAACCATCGGCAAGGAGTCGTTCATGTGGGAAGTACGAGTCGTCGAGGCAGTCGACCCGGACGAAGAGCCGGATCCGGAGGCGACCGTCGAGCCAGGCGAGAGCGGCGAGGTCATCGGTCGCTGTCCGGGGATGTCCGACGGCTACGTGGACAACCCGTCGGAAACCGAAGCCCTCTTCGCCGACGGCTGGCTCCGAACGGGTGACTGTGCGGAACTCGACGAGGACGGCTTCCTCTACATCATCGGCCGCGTCGACAACATGCTCATCAGCGGCGGCGAGAACGTCTATCCCGAGGAGGTCGAGGAGGTCGTCGAAACTCACGACGCAGTCGAGGAAGCCGTCGTCGTCGGCCTCGAGGACGAGCAGTGGGGGCACAAAGTCGCCTGCGTGGCACGGTTGTCCGACTCGAGCGACGTCGACGTCGACGACCTCGACCGGTACTGCAAGGACCACGACCAACTCGCGAACTTCAAGCGACCGCGGGAGTACGTCCTTACCGACGAGGAGTTACCGCGAACGGACACCGGGACGATCCAGCGCGAAGACGTGTTCGCGGAGTTCTTCGGCTAG
- a CDS encoding UbiA family prenyltransferase: MGARTDTQVVIGRPVRWRWRRRIDGLWRHVQPVFFLPGVAVSIVGAVLAPDPSISTAAVHATAVALAVYVAHLTDGYVDYYVRGEDERNRLSPAELRAATILTATAFGPCLVALGFTSGALAVGVTAPLLALGYLHAPYLDTNPITTTVDYPTGIALAVVGGYATQTGTVSGAVGTTALALFVFLSGIGILMDLLDYEHDREIGKRTVPVVLGPERARSVSSWLVVSSSVVVLSASAMSVVPVTATVIGPVPSVTVFAWTRSDWAVEVAVRRRIATTYVFTALLVLAVLLESGW; the protein is encoded by the coding sequence ATGGGGGCGAGAACCGACACGCAGGTCGTGATAGGACGGCCAGTCCGTTGGCGGTGGCGGCGACGGATCGACGGGCTCTGGCGGCACGTTCAGCCGGTCTTCTTTCTTCCCGGGGTCGCCGTCTCCATCGTCGGTGCGGTTCTCGCACCCGACCCGTCGATCTCGACGGCCGCCGTTCACGCGACTGCCGTCGCACTCGCGGTGTACGTCGCTCACCTCACCGACGGGTACGTCGACTACTACGTCCGGGGCGAGGACGAACGAAACCGTCTCTCACCGGCGGAACTCCGGGCGGCGACGATACTCACCGCGACCGCGTTCGGGCCCTGTCTCGTCGCGCTGGGGTTCACGAGCGGGGCCCTCGCCGTCGGCGTAACCGCCCCCTTGCTCGCGCTCGGGTACCTGCACGCACCGTACCTCGATACGAACCCGATCACGACTACCGTCGACTATCCCACAGGGATCGCACTCGCGGTCGTCGGTGGCTACGCAACCCAGACGGGGACCGTTTCCGGGGCCGTCGGTACCACTGCGCTCGCTCTCTTCGTTTTCCTCTCCGGAATCGGGATCCTCATGGATCTCCTCGATTACGAGCACGACCGCGAAATCGGGAAACGAACCGTTCCCGTCGTTCTCGGCCCAGAACGGGCACGATCCGTGTCGAGTTGGCTCGTCGTCTCCTCGAGCGTCGTCGTTCTTTCCGCGAGTGCGATGAGCGTCGTTCCGGTGACTGCGACGGTGATCGGTCCCGTCCCGTCGGTCACCGTATTCGCGTGGACCCGTAGTGACTGGGCGGTCGAGGTCGCCGTGAGACGGCGCATCGCGACGACGTACGTATTCACCGCGCTGTTGGTGCTGGCGGTACTCCTCGAGTCTGGCTGGTGA
- a CDS encoding amidase codes for MPRSDEHARRRPTVDRVDELASSLGLSLSERECVEYHQLTDEVVGGLEDLDHAPRFDPGLRPETLDGRERGYRPDPDEDPLNAWITRCTVEGEADGPLSDVTVGVKDSIAVAGYEMTAGSTVLEGFVPQIDATVVSRLLENGATIVGKLNMESFAWSGRGDVSDFGEVTNPHDEQRLPGGSSSGSGVAPAVGDCDVALGTDQAGSVRIPSSWCGIVGMKPTHGLVPCTGALPLEPTIDHVGPMAPTVDLVARSLEVIAGIDRADGIQLDQRQPTAIETASYTAAVDSPVGDLSIGILEDGFGWEASDPVVDETVRAAVSQFEELGVSVESVSVPVHRQGMSAWAAIASQGGARMLEEGGVGTTHQGWSWTRLARELDTRLESRADDLPPTVKRSRIAAAFLDDEYGVEPYSSARNVAMAARVAYDDVLSSYDALVLPTTIVRPFEKPDSFDRVEWLSQEVLTILNTCPFNVTGHPALSIPCGKPDGLPVGLMLVGSHFDERTILALGSQFEASTDWESRD; via the coding sequence GTGCCACGAAGTGACGAACACGCCCGACGCCGGCCCACGGTCGATCGCGTCGACGAACTGGCCTCATCGCTCGGATTGTCGCTTTCGGAACGAGAGTGCGTCGAGTACCACCAGCTCACCGACGAGGTCGTCGGCGGACTCGAGGATCTCGATCACGCGCCGCGGTTCGATCCCGGCCTCCGTCCGGAGACGCTCGACGGCCGTGAACGGGGCTATCGACCGGACCCGGACGAAGATCCACTGAACGCATGGATCACGAGGTGCACCGTCGAGGGCGAAGCGGACGGTCCACTCTCGGACGTCACCGTCGGTGTGAAAGACTCCATCGCGGTCGCTGGCTACGAGATGACCGCCGGGTCGACCGTCCTCGAGGGATTCGTCCCGCAGATCGACGCCACGGTCGTCTCGCGGCTGCTCGAGAACGGGGCGACGATCGTCGGCAAACTCAACATGGAGAGTTTCGCGTGGTCGGGGCGTGGTGACGTTTCCGATTTCGGGGAGGTAACGAACCCACACGACGAGCAGAGGCTCCCCGGTGGATCGTCCAGCGGTTCCGGCGTCGCCCCGGCAGTCGGGGACTGCGACGTTGCCCTCGGCACCGATCAGGCGGGGTCAGTTCGCATCCCGAGTTCGTGGTGCGGGATCGTGGGAATGAAACCGACTCACGGGCTGGTCCCGTGTACAGGGGCGTTGCCACTCGAGCCCACCATCGACCACGTTGGACCGATGGCTCCCACGGTCGACCTCGTCGCTCGCAGTCTCGAGGTGATCGCCGGCATCGACCGCGCCGATGGGATCCAGCTCGACCAGCGCCAGCCCACTGCTATCGAGACAGCGTCGTACACGGCGGCTGTCGATTCGCCCGTCGGGGACCTCTCTATCGGCATCCTAGAGGACGGATTCGGCTGGGAGGCGTCCGACCCTGTCGTCGACGAGACGGTCCGGGCTGCCGTGAGCCAGTTCGAGGAGCTCGGCGTCTCCGTCGAGTCGGTCTCCGTCCCCGTCCATCGTCAGGGAATGAGTGCGTGGGCAGCGATCGCGTCCCAGGGTGGCGCCCGCATGCTCGAGGAGGGCGGCGTCGGAACGACCCATCAGGGGTGGTCCTGGACACGTCTCGCCCGTGAACTGGACACCCGGCTCGAGTCGCGAGCCGACGACCTGCCGCCGACGGTGAAGCGGTCCCGGATCGCCGCGGCGTTTCTCGACGACGAGTACGGCGTCGAACCCTACTCGAGTGCCCGGAACGTCGCGATGGCTGCACGGGTAGCCTACGACGACGTCCTCTCGTCGTACGACGCGCTGGTGTTACCGACGACGATCGTTCGGCCGTTCGAGAAACCGGACTCGTTCGATCGCGTCGAGTGGCTTTCACAAGAGGTGTTGACGATCCTCAATACGTGTCCGTTCAATGTGACGGGCCACCCGGCGCTGTCGATCCCGTGTGGGAAGCCAGACGGCCTCCCGGTCGGTCTGATGCTGGTCGGCTCTCACTTCGACGAGCGAACGATACTGGCGCTTGGATCGCAGTTCGAAGCTAGCACCGACTGGGAGTCACGGGACTGA
- a CDS encoding ABC transporter substrate-binding protein produces the protein MKTTGVGVGAALTAGCMGGGNGDDDGEGPITIGGAQPYSGPFALYGNMHTAGVEFAIEEINENGGVLGRELELEAADTESNPSEASTIATRMIEQHNAAAIVGPVSSDVVLAVTPVAESQEVPMFITAGGDPEELTQDSRYTYRTVGPNAITAARLLIDLIEDRGYETVGAITADYAWGHAMENALSDELGGDIEFHSEVAAFQESDFAPHLRNLPDEVDLLVGTSHPPGVHPIFQQALEIGMEWDLYTTATAPTTASIETIGEDITQDYTTLTIPDMFTDQFADVAERFYEATGEAFDTTIAAGYTTTHVIAEAIEAAGSTDTVDVSTEIRNIEYDGLYASPVRYTEWGEPDDIELVLTGYESGDSPWPPDSDVRPVEEYRSDPIPAYEPSE, from the coding sequence TTGAAAACAACCGGCGTCGGCGTCGGTGCGGCGCTGACTGCAGGGTGTATGGGCGGCGGAAACGGCGATGACGACGGTGAGGGACCGATCACGATCGGTGGTGCTCAGCCGTACTCTGGCCCGTTCGCACTCTACGGGAACATGCACACCGCCGGCGTCGAGTTCGCCATCGAGGAGATCAACGAGAACGGCGGCGTCCTCGGCCGTGAACTCGAACTCGAGGCAGCAGATACGGAATCCAACCCCTCGGAAGCCAGTACGATCGCGACGCGGATGATCGAACAGCACAACGCGGCGGCGATCGTCGGTCCGGTCTCGAGCGACGTCGTCCTCGCGGTGACGCCCGTCGCCGAGTCCCAGGAAGTGCCGATGTTCATCACGGCCGGAGGTGACCCGGAAGAACTCACTCAGGACTCGCGATACACGTACCGAACTGTCGGACCGAACGCGATCACTGCAGCGCGCCTCTTGATCGACCTCATCGAAGACCGTGGGTACGAGACGGTCGGCGCGATCACAGCCGATTACGCCTGGGGCCACGCGATGGAGAACGCACTCAGTGACGAACTCGGCGGCGACATCGAGTTCCACTCGGAAGTCGCGGCCTTTCAGGAGAGCGACTTCGCGCCCCACCTGCGGAACCTCCCAGACGAGGTCGACTTGCTGGTTGGTACCTCCCACCCGCCGGGAGTTCACCCGATCTTCCAGCAAGCACTCGAGATCGGAATGGAATGGGACCTCTACACGACTGCGACGGCGCCGACGACGGCGAGTATCGAAACGATCGGTGAGGATATCACCCAGGACTACACGACACTGACGATCCCGGACATGTTCACCGATCAGTTCGCCGACGTCGCAGAACGGTTCTACGAGGCGACCGGCGAGGCGTTCGACACGACGATCGCAGCGGGGTACACGACGACTCACGTGATTGCCGAGGCCATCGAGGCGGCAGGCTCGACTGATACCGTCGACGTGAGCACCGAGATACGGAACATCGAGTACGACGGCCTCTACGCCAGTCCGGTCCGGTACACCGAGTGGGGAGAACCGGACGACATCGAACTGGTACTGACCGGGTACGAGTCCGGAGATTCACCGTGGCCGCCGGACTCAGACGTCCGACCCGTCGAAGAGTACCGTTCCGATCCGATTCCGGCCTACGAACCGTCGGAGTAA
- a CDS encoding branched-chain amino acid ABC transporter permease → MVAETLTRIAEFTIDGITQGLVLALLGLGITIVFGLGGVLNLSIGVFAFLGVIVALELLGITGNLLVSAVLAVAIVTLFGLVVDKSLLSLVYRSEGEERILLGIFVTLGLAIFLDGLLFISYPSSYSLSFGIPSTTIAGVQIRGSSIGIILISTVILTALYLFFSRTYLGGATRTVMQDETGAVLCGISPRKMRTFVFALSVAIAAIAGILYSTTQSVYAATGFELTILALIVSIVGGVTSIVGAVVAGLALGIIATFTSAYVGAYVAEIALFAVAVIALLLQPEEIA, encoded by the coding sequence ATGGTTGCAGAGACACTTACCCGGATTGCGGAATTCACAATCGATGGGATAACCCAGGGGCTCGTACTCGCCTTACTGGGGCTGGGAATCACGATCGTGTTCGGCCTCGGCGGGGTCCTCAATCTCTCGATTGGCGTGTTCGCGTTCCTGGGAGTGATCGTCGCACTCGAGCTCCTCGGGATAACGGGGAACTTACTGGTATCGGCCGTCTTAGCCGTGGCAATCGTCACCCTCTTCGGACTCGTCGTGGACAAATCGTTGCTCTCTCTCGTCTACCGCTCCGAAGGTGAAGAACGAATTCTGCTGGGTATCTTCGTCACACTCGGGCTGGCGATCTTTCTCGACGGGTTATTGTTCATCTCGTACCCGTCGTCGTACTCGCTGTCGTTCGGCATCCCGTCGACGACCATTGCGGGCGTGCAGATCCGTGGCTCGTCGATCGGGATCATCCTGATCAGCACGGTGATATTGACTGCACTCTACCTCTTTTTCAGTCGTACCTACCTCGGTGGGGCAACACGGACCGTGATGCAAGATGAGACAGGAGCCGTTCTCTGTGGGATCAGCCCACGGAAGATGCGAACGTTCGTGTTCGCGCTGAGCGTGGCCATCGCCGCCATCGCTGGCATTCTGTACAGTACCACGCAATCCGTGTATGCCGCCACCGGATTCGAACTGACGATCCTCGCACTGATCGTCTCCATCGTTGGCGGGGTCACGAGTATCGTCGGCGCCGTCGTCGCCGGGCTCGCGCTCGGCATCATCGCAACGTTCACGAGCGCATACGTCGGCGCGTACGTGGCCGAAATCGCACTCTTCGCCGTTGCAGTGATCGCGCTCCTGCTGCAGCCTGAAGAAATTGCCTAG
- a CDS encoding branched-chain amino acid ABC transporter permease, with protein sequence MSTQQSSFEIAGLNWTQIRIPLVLVLLAAIPPLVFHEGATYVSRLFIMALIFATLAMALNIVFGHTDQLFLFMGALTGIGAYTTAITAESLGISPWATLLLGALLAGAIGALVCFVSAKLRFTVILISILTLALQFAIVEFFVGASDLTGGSTGMVFSGLAFESIQESLGIHEHVILYYLVLAILGATIVFYDWMRRSKFGIAFDAIRQDEVAAESVGVNVVRYKTVAGFVSAFIIGLIGPMYAQLEGLIIPGMFQFQVIDVLVLIILIVGGMRTLLGPIVGAGIIIYINEELQAAGQWRMVLFGALLIVLFLYFRQGIVPFARDLLHERIKITERLAREEQT encoded by the coding sequence ATGAGTACACAACAATCATCGTTCGAAATCGCCGGGTTGAATTGGACGCAAATCAGGATCCCGCTCGTGCTGGTCCTGCTCGCAGCGATACCACCGCTCGTATTCCACGAGGGCGCCACCTACGTCTCCCGGCTGTTCATCATGGCGTTGATTTTCGCGACGCTCGCGATGGCGCTCAACATCGTCTTCGGACACACCGACCAGCTGTTCCTCTTCATGGGCGCACTCACCGGTATCGGTGCCTACACGACCGCGATCACTGCCGAGTCACTCGGGATCTCGCCGTGGGCCACTCTCCTGCTCGGCGCGCTGTTGGCCGGCGCTATCGGTGCACTGGTCTGTTTCGTCTCGGCCAAACTTCGGTTTACGGTGATCCTCATTTCGATCCTCACGCTGGCGTTGCAGTTCGCGATCGTCGAGTTCTTCGTCGGCGCGAGCGACCTCACCGGCGGCAGCACCGGGATGGTCTTCTCCGGGCTGGCGTTCGAATCCATCCAGGAATCGCTCGGAATCCACGAACACGTGATTCTCTACTACCTCGTGCTCGCGATTCTCGGCGCAACGATCGTTTTCTACGACTGGATGCGCCGCTCGAAGTTCGGCATCGCCTTCGACGCGATCCGACAGGACGAAGTCGCCGCTGAATCGGTTGGCGTCAACGTCGTCCGGTACAAGACGGTCGCCGGGTTCGTCAGCGCGTTCATCATCGGCCTCATCGGGCCGATGTACGCCCAGCTCGAGGGACTGATTATCCCCGGGATGTTCCAGTTCCAGGTCATCGACGTGCTGGTGCTGATCATCCTCATCGTCGGCGGAATGCGAACGCTGCTGGGCCCGATCGTAGGTGCCGGGATCATCATCTACATCAACGAGGAACTGCAGGCAGCCGGCCAGTGGCGGATGGTGCTGTTCGGTGCACTGCTGATCGTCCTCTTCCTGTACTTCCGACAGGGGATCGTTCCGTTCGCCAGAGACCTGCTCCACGAACGCATCAAAATCACTGAACGTCTCGCGAGAGAAGAACAGACCTGA
- a CDS encoding ABC transporter substrate-binding protein, with amino-acid sequence MSLLAGCMGEGNGDDDTITIAGLQPYSGPFSLYGDTHTLGAEFAMEQINEDGGVLDQELEHEGVDTESDPGEAATILTRLVESEDAVAAIGPVSSDVGVTASSTAEDLEVPLFLHAAGDIEILPRDSRYTFRTALPPAPAFIEAVADIISDEGYETVGAINADYAWGHAAEDAIEGTFPDDIDLTMDMAPQGESDFTPYLRDMPDDMDILVGSGHPPGINDMFSQMVEIGLEPELMTGAVSPPESAYGAIGDPISEGYAFGHLPDVYSDEYQQVADEFYEETGEYFGPTQAIGYVTVNLIAEVIEQQGSADPVDIADGLREVEYDTLFAEPLQFTEWGELDQYSLIWSGFELEAPEYYPDGEFDLQEVYRTDTLDAVDPDEWI; translated from the coding sequence GTGAGTCTCCTTGCTGGCTGTATGGGAGAGGGCAACGGAGACGACGATACCATCACGATTGCGGGTCTCCAGCCGTACTCGGGTCCGTTCTCGTTGTACGGAGATACCCACACCCTGGGTGCTGAATTCGCGATGGAACAGATCAACGAGGACGGGGGCGTTCTCGATCAGGAACTCGAGCACGAGGGAGTCGACACCGAATCCGACCCCGGCGAAGCGGCCACCATCCTGACCCGACTGGTCGAGAGCGAGGATGCTGTCGCCGCGATTGGGCCAGTCTCCAGTGACGTCGGGGTCACCGCATCCAGTACCGCCGAGGACCTCGAGGTGCCGCTGTTTTTACACGCAGCAGGTGACATCGAGATTCTCCCGCGGGACTCTCGGTACACGTTCCGAACGGCGCTTCCCCCGGCACCGGCGTTCATCGAGGCCGTCGCCGACATCATTTCCGACGAAGGGTACGAAACCGTCGGTGCGATCAATGCCGACTACGCGTGGGGGCACGCTGCAGAAGACGCGATCGAAGGGACGTTCCCGGACGACATCGATCTCACGATGGACATGGCACCGCAGGGTGAGAGCGACTTCACGCCGTACCTCCGCGACATGCCCGACGATATGGACATCCTCGTCGGCTCCGGTCATCCGCCGGGCATCAACGATATGTTCAGCCAGATGGTCGAGATCGGCCTCGAGCCAGAGCTAATGACCGGGGCAGTTTCACCGCCCGAATCGGCGTACGGTGCGATCGGCGACCCCATCTCCGAAGGGTACGCGTTCGGTCACCTGCCCGACGTCTATTCCGACGAGTACCAGCAGGTCGCAGACGAGTTCTACGAGGAAACCGGCGAGTATTTCGGTCCGACACAGGCGATCGGCTACGTGACGGTGAACCTGATCGCCGAAGTAATCGAACAGCAGGGATCGGCTGACCCCGTCGACATCGCCGATGGACTCCGCGAAGTCGAGTACGACACGTTGTTCGCGGAACCGCTCCAGTTCACCGAGTGGGGTGAACTGGACCAGTACTCGCTCATCTGGAGCGGCTTCGAACTCGAGGCACCCGAGTACTATCCCGACGGCGAGTTCGATCTGCAGGAGGTCTACCGAACGGATACGCTCGACGCAGTCGATCCCGACGAGTGGATCTGA
- a CDS encoding ABC transporter ATP-binding protein, whose amino-acid sequence MTLIDVENLNVGYGDLQVLWDVSMTVEEDESVIAIVGPNGAGKTTLLKTLSGLLEPTSGTIEIFGEDTSEYSPEEIIEHGFVQVPEERNLFDDMSVYDNLRMGSYRHREQFEETREEVVNMFPVLEERRNQHAGTLSGGEQQMLAIGRGLMAQPKMLAFDEPSGALAPQLAERVFEKIEEISDDIPVLLVEQHVDRALELADRAYLLENGRIVTEGTGDDLLESDHVREAYLRG is encoded by the coding sequence ATGACGCTCATCGACGTCGAGAATCTCAACGTCGGCTACGGCGACCTCCAGGTCCTCTGGGACGTCTCGATGACCGTCGAGGAAGACGAGTCGGTAATCGCGATCGTCGGCCCGAACGGGGCAGGAAAGACGACGTTGCTGAAAACGCTCTCCGGGCTACTCGAGCCCACCTCGGGAACGATCGAAATCTTCGGTGAGGACACGTCGGAGTACTCACCGGAAGAGATCATCGAACACGGCTTCGTCCAGGTGCCCGAAGAGCGAAACCTCTTCGACGACATGTCCGTCTACGACAACCTTCGGATGGGATCGTACCGTCATCGCGAGCAGTTCGAAGAGACCCGAGAGGAGGTCGTCAACATGTTCCCCGTGCTCGAAGAGCGACGGAATCAGCACGCTGGGACGCTCAGTGGTGGCGAACAGCAGATGCTGGCGATCGGCCGCGGACTGATGGCCCAGCCGAAGATGTTGGCGTTCGACGAACCCTCGGGTGCACTGGCACCGCAACTGGCCGAGCGCGTCTTCGAGAAAATTGAAGAGATCAGCGACGACATTCCGGTCTTGCTCGTCGAACAGCACGTCGACCGGGCGCTCGAGCTCGCCGACCGGGCGTACCTCCTCGAAAACGGGCGGATCGTCACCGAGGGGACGGGAGACGACCTCCTCGAAAGTGATCACGTGCGCGAAGCCTACCTGCGTGGATAG